In the Flavisolibacter tropicus genome, one interval contains:
- a CDS encoding zinc-dependent metalloprotease produces MAQSKKVQQPMVKADTVKKASPLSNIITKNTESKIGLISIHKTGDKYYFEIPDSILKRELLVTNWLVKVPGGSPKFGGEMMGQKTICFEKGFNNKLMLRVVDVFTKADSSNAISKAVENSNVNPIATLYDIKARGESGKSSIIEATDFLKNENSFTMIGPEVKSRLGLSSMAADRSWVKSVAAYPINVELRMVRTYGASGAPTKGPGGRDIPATEAARIAGAVTLEVSTSILLMPEKPMMGRHFDMRVGYFADNAGYIPIADDQQKIDGKTFIVRYRLEPKAEDMEKYKRGELVEPKEPIVYYIDPATPKQWRPYLIAGINDWNVAFEAAGFKNAIIGKEWPENDTTMSLEDKRYKVLRYLPSDVANAYGPNIHDPRSGEILEGYIGWFHNVMSLVHDWYMIQAGPNDPRARTMKFSDELMGELIRFVSSHEVGHTLGLRHNMGSSSLTPVEKLRDKEWVEKHGHCNSIMDYARFNYVAQPEDSIGSAGIMPRINDYDKWAIKWGYTYIGAKDDEEDKKIVSKWIVDSLAANPRLWFGGEGMNHDGRCQTEDMGDNSMKASEYGIKNLKYVIAHLPEWTKEENDLNKNLTQMYIQVVTQYRRYVQHVVGNIASTYETIKTPDQPGDCYAPAPRETQKEAVAFLNKQVFETPNWLLDENLLNKIGSPARIGSVSTVQESTIMQLTSDRVFNTLNMAEQRFGKGKTYSMVEYLSDLKAGIFSELKTNKPIEIFRRDVQKFYIQGLFRALQESEKGENIVALLMMPNAAEEQPVTVGTDVGPILRLHLENLRKEILAAVPTIKDKDSKEHLLFVAERIKKALK; encoded by the coding sequence ATGGCACAATCCAAAAAGGTTCAGCAACCTATGGTTAAAGCTGATACCGTTAAAAAAGCTTCGCCGTTAAGTAACATCATAACAAAGAATACAGAGAGCAAAATAGGGTTAATCAGTATTCATAAAACGGGTGATAAGTATTATTTCGAAATTCCTGATTCAATATTAAAACGAGAGTTATTAGTAACTAACTGGTTGGTAAAAGTGCCGGGTGGTAGTCCAAAGTTTGGTGGTGAGATGATGGGCCAAAAAACGATCTGTTTTGAAAAAGGATTCAATAATAAGCTGATGTTGCGAGTGGTAGATGTCTTTACCAAGGCCGACTCAAGCAATGCCATTTCAAAAGCCGTTGAAAATTCAAATGTTAACCCTATTGCAACGCTTTATGATATCAAAGCAAGAGGTGAAAGTGGTAAAAGCTCAATCATTGAGGCGACAGATTTTCTGAAAAATGAAAATTCTTTCACAATGATAGGACCTGAGGTTAAAAGCAGGTTGGGACTTAGCTCAATGGCTGCAGATAGAAGCTGGGTGAAAAGTGTAGCTGCGTATCCTATTAATGTGGAATTAAGAATGGTACGTACCTATGGAGCTTCAGGTGCACCTACGAAAGGCCCGGGCGGTCGTGATATTCCTGCTACAGAAGCGGCCAGAATCGCAGGAGCCGTAACACTTGAAGTATCAACTTCTATTTTACTAATGCCGGAAAAGCCAATGATGGGTCGCCATTTCGATATGCGCGTAGGCTATTTTGCTGATAATGCTGGCTACATTCCAATCGCTGATGATCAACAAAAAATTGACGGTAAAACGTTTATTGTTCGTTATCGTCTGGAGCCTAAAGCTGAGGATATGGAAAAATACAAAAGAGGTGAATTGGTTGAGCCAAAAGAGCCAATTGTGTATTACATCGATCCGGCTACACCTAAACAATGGCGACCGTATCTGATTGCAGGTATCAACGACTGGAATGTCGCATTTGAAGCTGCCGGTTTCAAAAATGCCATTATTGGTAAAGAATGGCCTGAAAATGATACCACCATGAGCCTGGAAGACAAACGTTATAAAGTGTTGCGCTATTTGCCTTCAGATGTTGCTAATGCATATGGCCCGAATATCCATGACCCAAGAAGTGGAGAGATTTTAGAAGGTTACATTGGTTGGTTCCACAACGTAATGAGCTTGGTGCATGATTGGTATATGATACAGGCAGGTCCAAATGATCCCAGAGCGCGTACAATGAAATTTAGCGATGAGTTAATGGGTGAGTTGATCCGATTTGTATCCTCGCATGAAGTGGGCCACACCTTAGGTTTACGCCACAACATGGGTAGCAGCAGCTTAACTCCTGTTGAAAAATTAAGAGACAAAGAATGGGTTGAAAAACACGGTCATTGTAACTCAATTATGGATTATGCCCGTTTCAATTATGTTGCTCAGCCAGAAGACAGCATTGGCTCTGCAGGGATTATGCCGCGTATTAATGATTATGACAAATGGGCCATTAAATGGGGATATACCTACATTGGTGCCAAAGATGATGAAGAGGATAAGAAAATTGTATCAAAATGGATTGTTGACAGCTTGGCTGCCAACCCTAGATTATGGTTTGGTGGTGAAGGAATGAATCATGATGGGCGTTGTCAAACGGAAGATATGGGTGATAACAGCATGAAGGCGAGTGAATACGGTATTAAAAATTTGAAATACGTAATAGCTCACCTTCCTGAATGGACTAAGGAGGAAAATGATTTAAATAAAAATCTAACCCAAATGTACATTCAGGTTGTAACTCAATATAGACGCTACGTGCAACATGTTGTTGGAAACATAGCCAGCACGTACGAAACCATTAAAACGCCTGATCAACCTGGTGATTGTTATGCTCCGGCTCCAAGAGAAACACAAAAGGAAGCGGTGGCTTTTTTAAACAAACAGGTTTTTGAAACCCCAAATTGGTTGCTGGATGAAAACTTGCTAAATAAAATTGGCAGCCCTGCTCGTATCGGCTCTGTTAGTACGGTTCAGGAAAGTACGATAATGCAGTTGACAAGTGATAGGGTGTTCAATACCTTAAACATGGCGGAACAGCGTTTCGGTAAAGGAAAGACCTATTCGATGGTTGAGTATTTGTCGGATTTAAAAGCTGGCATTTTCAGCGAATTAAAAACCAATAAACCAATCGAGATTTTCCGTCGTGATGTACAGAAGTTTTATATCCAGGGTCTTTTTAGAGCATTGCAGGAATCTGAAAAAGGAGAGAATATCGTTGCTCTGTTAATGATGCCGAATGCAGCGGAAGAGCAGCCTGTTACTGTGGGTACTGACGTTGGTCCTATACTGCGTTTGCACTTGGAGAATTTACGAAAAGAGATATTAGCTGCTGTTCCAACTATAAAAGATAAAGACTCAAAAGAGCATTTGTTGTTTGTAGCTGAGAGAATTAAAAAAGCTTTAAAATAA
- a CDS encoding RNA polymerase sigma factor, which yields MLTTEKINDDKKLLESIAEGDEQAFLMLFKRFAPLIRPFARHITHCEKGAEDILQETFMRVWLYRDKLPEIHNLKSWIFTVAAHECMRYMRQKLTYEKKVKESETHSLKSENTSPLDFVQLNEINGVVKKVVNAMPPQRKLIFQMSRDQGLKPSAIANHLELSVGTVKNVLSLALKEIREHLVRSGIPLSILLYHFYYFF from the coding sequence GTGTTAACAACGGAAAAAATAAATGATGATAAAAAGCTACTTGAAAGCATTGCCGAAGGTGATGAACAAGCGTTTCTGATGCTTTTTAAAAGATTTGCGCCCCTGATACGGCCCTTTGCCCGTCACATTACCCATTGTGAGAAAGGGGCCGAAGATATTTTACAAGAGACCTTTATGCGGGTTTGGCTGTACCGGGATAAACTACCTGAAATTCATAATCTTAAAAGCTGGATTTTTACAGTAGCGGCGCATGAATGTATGCGGTACATGCGCCAAAAATTAACGTACGAGAAAAAAGTCAAAGAGTCGGAAACGCACTCCTTAAAATCGGAGAACACTTCTCCTTTAGATTTTGTCCAACTAAACGAAATTAACGGGGTTGTAAAAAAGGTTGTAAATGCAATGCCGCCACAACGAAAGTTGATTTTTCAGATGAGTCGGGATCAAGGTCTTAAGCCATCAGCCATTGCAAACCATTTAGAACTGTCAGTAGGTACAGTAAAAAATGTTTTGTCCTTAGCACTTAAAGAAATACGTGAACATCTGGTACGTTCCGGTATTCCATTAAGTATCCTTCTTTACCACTTCTATTATTTTTTTTGA
- a CDS encoding TlpA family protein disulfide reductase, whose translation MFKFKSITAIVLTTLVSLAGNAAPKNTTLTCKVYNHAGSAVSLYKVENGEAKRLEFRRPGNMDTCRFSIDMEKEGIYLIRKGASKQSAFNYVIYLKPGDNKTVTIYNSFVAVDFDSCKVISPNSETVSLQKWTDLFNNYCKQGLFRNKRDQYVADYSILVKQAEELKRKAVSKNQYFNYLFASKVNAELLYAKAAAFFNYGERMNGDVDTNSLNKTFYQALGKQKFTNACVLQSEHGLQLVKYWLGYKLFLKLGQQEKMLAASFIEKANAISNDSIRRAFILDHMEGVTNYEQFKADIQPFKKLFNTAETKLVYQHKEDELTVYAKGAPAYNFSLTDTKDKTVSLSDFKGKVVVLDIWAMWCAPCLQEKPFFQKIEEEYKDRGDIVFIGVSHDGVARKENWKQFVARKGWEGIELIANYNESIGKYYKVEGIPRLMIFDKEGKIVTVDAPRPSSPEFKKLIDQTLKTSDRVTNP comes from the coding sequence ATGTTTAAATTCAAAAGCATAACGGCCATAGTGTTGACTACACTAGTCAGCCTAGCGGGAAATGCGGCACCTAAAAACACGACCCTTACCTGTAAGGTTTATAATCATGCCGGAAGCGCTGTTTCTCTATATAAAGTGGAAAACGGCGAAGCAAAGCGCCTGGAGTTTAGACGTCCCGGTAACATGGATACCTGTCGGTTTTCAATCGACATGGAAAAAGAAGGTATTTACTTGATTCGTAAAGGGGCCTCCAAGCAATCAGCTTTTAACTATGTTATTTACCTGAAACCGGGAGATAATAAAACCGTAACTATTTATAATAGTTTTGTGGCAGTTGATTTCGACAGTTGCAAAGTGATCAGCCCCAATAGTGAAACTGTGTCTTTGCAAAAATGGACTGACTTGTTTAACAACTACTGTAAGCAAGGGCTCTTCAGAAACAAACGCGACCAATATGTTGCAGATTATAGCATCTTGGTAAAGCAGGCAGAGGAGTTAAAAAGAAAGGCGGTATCCAAAAATCAGTACTTTAATTATTTATTTGCTTCTAAAGTAAATGCAGAACTCCTATATGCTAAAGCCGCGGCTTTTTTCAATTACGGAGAACGCATGAATGGTGATGTTGACACCAACTCACTAAATAAGACTTTTTACCAGGCCTTAGGTAAACAAAAGTTCACAAATGCCTGTGTATTGCAGTCAGAGCATGGTTTACAATTGGTGAAATACTGGTTAGGTTATAAACTGTTTTTGAAACTAGGGCAACAGGAAAAAATGTTAGCCGCTTCTTTTATTGAAAAGGCGAATGCTATTAGTAATGATTCCATAAGAAGGGCTTTTATTCTTGACCATATGGAAGGAGTTACCAATTACGAGCAGTTTAAAGCCGATATACAGCCCTTTAAAAAGCTTTTTAATACGGCAGAGACGAAATTAGTTTATCAGCATAAAGAAGATGAACTAACGGTATATGCCAAGGGGGCGCCTGCCTATAACTTTTCGTTAACTGATACAAAAGACAAAACCGTTTCTCTATCAGATTTTAAAGGAAAGGTAGTGGTATTAGATATATGGGCTATGTGGTGTGCACCATGCCTGCAGGAAAAGCCTTTCTTCCAAAAGATAGAAGAAGAATATAAGGACAGGGGTGATATCGTTTTTATTGGCGTATCGCATGATGGAGTAGCAAGAAAAGAAAATTGGAAACAATTTGTTGCCAGGAAAGGATGGGAGGGGATAGAGTTGATTGCTAATTATAACGAGTCAATTGGCAAGTATTATAAAGTTGAAGGAATACCTCGCTTAATGATATTTGACAAAGAGGGCAAAATTGTAACCGTAGATGCTCCCCGTCCTTCCAGTCCGGAGTTTAAAAAATTAATTGATCAAACACTGAAAACTTCTGATCGTGTTACCAATCCTTAA
- a CDS encoding PKD-like family lipoprotein — MKKHFIPASISVLILFAFVACKKDLGNYKYTDVNTITITTDMANVDPQVVVTNDSIVLRQNDSLKLDILLSQTQQSDDLSYQWLITQSSSSEVNPAQYILGNEKQLRTKITVPPNIYRLVLKVTDKKTGVSFYKYYSINVDTSPWGGEGWLVLQEQPTQAGCDLSIITDRDGKGNGTVYNNLYFQANGHKLPLGTYKTAVLNYSSTLRIQKVSFFYPNGGTQVRSLDYLDSSNHNGWFYLPPSVVNIKENNVFPATGQYEYVINNGQIHFQQVNATSIKTPPIKLSVPFLGTWSELHPSVLMGNADGTFTVFDKVNRCFFTIWNNSGTPTLVPSARADTANRHYAPYPAASAANLLPTGKGFDLNNMRHNLVYAENVSPMTTTPIYYDCIFRNTPGDSTFLYQFPGANSGAGGGYANNFATGRFYLSESKVPGITTASIFAMPTFLTILATTYGVFYYVHGTNKNSIYVCSPSYTGTMPATTTSSLGHSFPVGTIIKAMKVFKSGYSATGLPSTESKVLVVATDETAIGNGNNVYFFNLTNAGGIITTPFKVYSGFDNIVDITFKKGLGL; from the coding sequence ATGAAAAAGCACTTTATACCTGCAAGCATATCTGTACTGATCTTATTTGCATTTGTTGCCTGTAAAAAAGATTTAGGCAATTATAAGTATACAGACGTCAACACCATTACAATTACCACGGACATGGCAAATGTTGATCCGCAAGTGGTAGTTACGAATGACTCCATTGTTTTAAGGCAAAATGATAGTCTGAAACTGGATATCCTATTGTCGCAAACGCAGCAAAGTGATGATCTATCGTATCAATGGCTCATTACACAGTCTTCATCAAGTGAGGTCAATCCAGCGCAATACATTTTAGGGAACGAAAAACAATTGCGGACAAAGATCACTGTGCCACCCAATATTTATCGATTGGTTTTAAAAGTGACCGATAAGAAAACCGGCGTGTCGTTTTATAAATATTATAGCATCAATGTTGATACCTCACCTTGGGGTGGTGAAGGTTGGTTAGTATTACAGGAACAACCTACTCAAGCAGGTTGTGATTTATCGATCATTACAGATCGTGATGGCAAAGGAAATGGAACAGTATACAATAATTTATATTTCCAGGCGAACGGTCATAAATTACCTCTAGGGACATATAAAACAGCCGTACTAAACTATAGCAGCACATTGCGTATTCAGAAAGTTTCATTTTTTTATCCTAACGGGGGAACGCAGGTACGTTCTTTGGATTACCTTGATTCTAGTAATCATAACGGTTGGTTTTACCTTCCTCCTTCTGTAGTAAATATTAAGGAGAATAATGTATTCCCGGCTACAGGGCAATATGAATATGTTATCAATAACGGCCAGATTCATTTCCAGCAGGTAAATGCCACATCAATAAAAACCCCGCCTATAAAATTAAGCGTACCCTTTTTGGGCACATGGTCCGAATTACATCCTTCTGTACTTATGGGTAATGCAGATGGTACGTTTACCGTTTTTGATAAGGTCAACCGTTGCTTCTTCACCATTTGGAACAATAGTGGAACGCCGACACTTGTTCCGTCTGCCAGAGCGGATACGGCTAATCGCCATTATGCCCCTTATCCAGCAGCCAGCGCTGCTAACTTATTGCCAACAGGCAAAGGCTTTGATTTGAACAATATGAGACATAACCTCGTATATGCCGAAAATGTAAGCCCAATGACAACAACTCCCATTTATTACGATTGTATTTTCAGAAATACACCTGGTGATTCTACCTTTCTATACCAGTTTCCGGGAGCAAATTCAGGAGCCGGTGGCGGATATGCCAATAATTTTGCGACAGGCCGTTTTTACTTAAGTGAAAGCAAGGTTCCTGGAATCACTACTGCTTCCATTTTTGCCATGCCTACATTTTTAACCATATTGGCAACGACCTACGGTGTGTTTTACTATGTACATGGTACGAATAAAAACAGTATTTATGTCTGTTCGCCATCTTATACGGGTACTATGCCTGCTACCACTACTTCTAGTTTGGGTCATAGTTTCCCAGTTGGAACTATAATCAAAGCCATGAAGGTATTTAAGTCAGGTTATAGCGCTACTGGTTTGCCTTCAACAGAAAGCAAAGTACTGGTGGTAGCTACCGATGAAACGGCTATTGGTAATGGCAATAATGTCTATTTCTTTAACCTGACAAATGCAGGAGGAATAATTACAACTCCATTCAAGGTATATTCCGGATTTGATAATATTGTGGATATCACCTTTAAGAAAGGTTTAGGTCTATAA
- a CDS encoding TlpA family protein disulfide reductase, translating into MLPILKKFLSFIICLAIVTAANAQDNIHFLTGTITEKVNAELHVFKIVDNKLQRLAQYPITPDNKSFVFAIPKNADAAYRFQLNLLKPNGRHMKVEKIFVLPLSLNANQNYLLNITPSKIDTAKKVGWVLKQDFTKPTTALISGRIVNLKMNTTLSLQKVVNGELEEIGSFATTGDNHFEIGCQVKQEGFYYLSTLRSRTRIYIKPADKLEVTIDNKTGELSYANGSPEMQQLYKWQQLILPITNYGYNISMPPSDSIDLNAYINTNEKLQPALNAFSKNLDQTNPRFLKAFNYAMQVDRELAPMNLLYYLSVPKVKGFRPRPKEFNEVPPFYTQLIQPGKFGNASILVLGEARQFMNLYAKLNLALLSKEERGKLSQSEKLRLMMNSISNDTLKSVLFTDLMGQIEVNNLSEFRETFEPFKKYAKTGEAKATYQSIYNLFSDDTAFIGKSSYNFTLPDTSGRMVNMKDFKGKVVFIDVWATWCGPCKEQFPFYKEIEEEYKDNKNIVFVGISIDREKDREKWLNMIKKESLGGLQLLDDTGKAFARPYQINAIPRFLLIDKQGKWIEIRCPRPESKENLKRYLDKALSEKP; encoded by the coding sequence GTGTTACCAATCCTTAAAAAATTTTTATCCTTTATCATTTGTTTGGCTATTGTTACTGCTGCTAATGCGCAAGACAATATCCACTTTTTAACTGGAACGATTACTGAAAAGGTAAATGCTGAGCTTCATGTTTTTAAGATCGTAGATAACAAGCTGCAACGGTTGGCGCAATATCCTATTACGCCAGATAATAAGAGTTTTGTATTTGCTATACCAAAAAATGCAGACGCTGCTTACCGGTTTCAATTGAATCTGCTAAAGCCGAATGGCAGGCATATGAAGGTTGAAAAGATCTTTGTTCTTCCATTGTCGCTTAATGCCAATCAAAACTACCTATTAAACATTACGCCGTCTAAAATTGATACGGCTAAAAAAGTGGGATGGGTATTAAAACAGGATTTCACAAAACCGACTACTGCTTTAATAAGCGGGAGAATAGTGAACCTGAAAATGAATACGACGCTTTCTCTACAAAAAGTAGTGAATGGTGAGTTAGAAGAGATTGGCAGTTTTGCTACAACGGGTGATAATCATTTTGAAATTGGCTGCCAGGTGAAACAAGAAGGGTTTTATTATCTTTCTACACTTCGTTCTCGTACCAGGATTTATATAAAGCCCGCCGATAAACTGGAAGTAACTATTGATAATAAAACGGGTGAGCTGTCTTACGCTAACGGATCACCAGAAATGCAGCAGCTATATAAATGGCAACAACTGATTTTACCAATCACTAACTATGGCTATAATATTTCCATGCCACCTTCAGACTCTATTGATCTGAATGCCTATATCAATACTAATGAAAAGTTGCAGCCGGCTTTGAATGCTTTTTCTAAGAACTTAGATCAAACAAATCCTCGTTTCTTAAAAGCATTTAATTATGCTATGCAAGTAGACAGGGAGTTGGCTCCCATGAACTTGTTATATTATTTATCTGTTCCAAAAGTAAAAGGGTTTAGGCCAAGGCCAAAAGAGTTTAATGAGGTGCCACCTTTTTATACGCAATTGATTCAGCCGGGCAAATTCGGAAATGCCTCTATTTTAGTGCTTGGAGAGGCAAGGCAATTCATGAATTTATATGCTAAACTCAACCTTGCGCTATTGTCTAAAGAGGAGAGAGGAAAGCTATCGCAAAGCGAAAAGCTTAGATTGATGATGAATAGCATATCCAATGATACGCTGAAATCAGTTTTATTTACTGATCTAATGGGGCAAATAGAAGTAAATAATCTTAGTGAGTTTAGGGAAACTTTTGAGCCGTTTAAGAAGTACGCAAAAACGGGAGAGGCTAAAGCTACTTATCAAAGTATCTATAACTTATTCAGTGACGATACGGCCTTCATTGGTAAATCGTCTTACAACTTTACGCTTCCCGATACCAGTGGACGGATGGTGAATATGAAGGATTTTAAAGGTAAAGTGGTGTTTATTGATGTATGGGCAACCTGGTGCGGCCCCTGTAAGGAACAGTTCCCTTTCTACAAAGAGATCGAAGAAGAATATAAAGACAATAAGAATATTGTTTTTGTGGGTATTTCTATTGACCGTGAAAAAGATCGTGAAAAATGGCTCAATATGATTAAAAAAGAAAGCCTGGGTGGTTTACAACTACTGGATGATACAGGGAAAGCATTTGCCAGACCTTATCAAATTAACGCTATACCACGGTTCCTGTTGATAGATAAACAAGGCAAGTGGATTGAAATACGTTGTCCTAGACCTGAGTCAAAAGAAAACCTGAAAAGATACCTGGATAAAGCATTAAGTGAAAAACCATAA
- a CDS encoding zinc-dependent metalloprotease, giving the protein MQSKRIVLSLFVGLLVGTAVAQDTASVKKPEAAKVKSYGEVITSKAVSTQGLFTVHKVDEKYYFEIPDDLLSREFLFTTRLSKVATGSPLFGGELMNGMIVSFEKAPGDKLFVRAVTSVAVCDTSDALYRAVKNATVDPIIMVLDIKARGKDNKSSVIDFTDFYLKENLISGFSAEAKKIIRTGAPAADRSFILSMDAYPQNIEIKTMKTYGLSGGAPKEGEATPAVSSFVGVTFEISNSVSILPKTPMAAQVYDPRVGFFSDSYQVFSDAQQRVEEKRFIIRNRLEVKPEDLQRYKAGELVEPKEPLVYYVDPATPKQWRKYIIAGINDWNEAFKAAGFKNAIIGKEWPENDPSMSLEDARYRVVRYFPAVTPFSYGPKLNDPRTGEILQSYIGWSHSQIKTLHDWYMVQAGASDPGGRTMKFDEELMGALIRADISRTVGFTLGLRENLGSSSTIPVEKLRDKNWLATHPFNHSIMDYNHYNYVAQPGDQVSRTGLIPQIGEYDKWAIKWAYTYTGVTDFEADKKIRLKWITDNVKPGSKLIFMGDQGGNPSDPINPAAQWEDLSNDGVKASEYGVKNLKIAMANLLKWTKTENGTYYTTSDLYYTICDQFSFLIRQAYSQIGGVRENIANSGQGDVYAPVPKATQKAAVAFLNKEVFNTPTWLYDPNVLNKWAKPAKKENYQKFQDNTLMYVINEDRLLRMHTAEMRFGKEKVYTVDEFITDLNKGLFAELQTRQSVDSYKRFVQKQAVGYMLKIAQLGDKLPDGKTDNLTTTDVPVVMRSHLKNILVQIKAAIPSYTDPVMVAHLKYMSQKIDSYLNPKNN; this is encoded by the coding sequence ATGCAATCAAAACGTATTGTTCTCTCCTTGTTTGTGGGTTTGCTGGTAGGTACAGCAGTGGCACAGGATACGGCTTCAGTAAAGAAGCCGGAAGCAGCGAAAGTAAAATCTTATGGGGAAGTGATCACTTCGAAAGCGGTAAGCACCCAAGGTTTGTTTACTGTACATAAGGTGGATGAAAAATATTATTTTGAAATTCCGGATGATTTATTGTCACGGGAGTTTTTATTTACCACACGTTTATCTAAGGTTGCTACTGGTAGCCCATTGTTTGGTGGAGAGCTTATGAACGGGATGATTGTATCATTTGAAAAAGCGCCAGGTGATAAATTATTTGTGCGTGCGGTAACCAGCGTAGCCGTATGTGATACATCAGATGCACTTTATCGTGCTGTAAAAAATGCAACGGTTGATCCTATTATTATGGTGCTCGATATAAAAGCACGAGGAAAAGACAATAAATCATCCGTTATTGATTTTACTGACTTCTATCTTAAAGAAAACCTGATTTCGGGCTTCAGTGCTGAAGCTAAAAAAATAATCAGAACAGGAGCGCCTGCGGCTGATAGATCATTTATCCTGTCAATGGATGCCTATCCGCAAAACATTGAGATTAAAACAATGAAAACTTACGGCCTCAGTGGTGGAGCTCCAAAAGAGGGTGAAGCTACTCCAGCTGTTTCATCTTTTGTCGGGGTTACATTTGAAATTAGCAACTCGGTATCGATCTTACCTAAAACTCCAATGGCGGCCCAGGTATATGATCCTCGCGTAGGCTTCTTCTCCGATAGTTATCAAGTGTTCTCTGATGCGCAACAGCGTGTAGAAGAAAAACGTTTTATTATACGTAACAGACTTGAGGTTAAACCAGAAGACCTGCAACGATACAAAGCTGGTGAACTTGTGGAGCCTAAAGAGCCTTTGGTATATTATGTTGATCCGGCAACGCCTAAGCAATGGCGTAAATATATTATTGCAGGAATTAATGATTGGAATGAAGCCTTTAAAGCGGCTGGCTTTAAAAATGCAATCATTGGAAAAGAATGGCCAGAGAATGATCCTTCAATGAGTTTGGAAGATGCACGTTACAGAGTAGTGCGTTATTTTCCTGCTGTAACTCCTTTCTCTTATGGACCAAAGTTGAATGATCCACGTACCGGCGAAATTTTACAATCCTATATCGGTTGGTCACATAGCCAGATTAAAACCTTGCATGATTGGTACATGGTTCAAGCAGGTGCCAGTGATCCTGGAGGAAGAACGATGAAATTTGATGAGGAGTTAATGGGTGCATTGATACGTGCTGATATTAGCCGAACGGTAGGTTTTACACTTGGTTTACGTGAAAACTTGGGTAGCAGCTCAACTATTCCGGTTGAAAAATTAAGAGATAAAAATTGGCTGGCTACTCATCCGTTTAACCACTCCATTATGGATTACAACCATTACAACTACGTAGCACAACCTGGTGATCAGGTTTCGCGTACGGGATTGATCCCTCAAATAGGTGAGTACGATAAATGGGCCATTAAATGGGCTTATACCTATACAGGTGTTACTGATTTTGAAGCGGACAAAAAAATTCGTTTGAAGTGGATCACTGATAACGTAAAGCCAGGTTCAAAATTAATCTTTATGGGAGATCAGGGTGGAAATCCAAGTGATCCGATCAATCCAGCTGCACAATGGGAAGATTTGAGTAATGATGGCGTTAAAGCAAGTGAGTATGGCGTTAAAAATTTAAAAATAGCAATGGCCAACCTGCTTAAATGGACTAAGACCGAAAATGGCACTTATTATACTACATCAGACCTGTATTATACTATATGTGATCAGTTCTCTTTTCTTATTCGTCAGGCGTATTCACAAATTGGTGGCGTTCGTGAAAACATCGCGAATTCAGGACAAGGCGATGTTTATGCTCCGGTTCCTAAAGCGACTCAAAAAGCGGCGGTGGCATTTTTAAATAAAGAAGTGTTTAATACGCCTACTTGGTTATATGATCCGAATGTATTGAATAAGTGGGCAAAGCCTGCCAAAAAAGAAAACTATCAAAAATTCCAGGATAATACCCTAATGTATGTAATTAATGAGGATCGTCTATTAAGAATGCATACCGCAGAAATGCGTTTTGGTAAAGAGAAGGTTTATACGGTTGATGAATTTATCACTGATTTGAATAAAGGTCTTTTTGCTGAATTGCAAACCCGCCAATCTGTTGATAGTTATAAACGCTTTGTGCAAAAACAGGCTGTAGGCTATATGCTTAAAATTGCACAATTGGGCGATAAACTTCCTGATGGGAAAACAGATAATTTAACTACCACTGATGTTCCTGTAGTGATGCGTTCTCACTTAAAAAATATTTTGGTTCAAATTAAGGCAGCTATTCCATCGTACACAGATCCAGTAATGGTTGCACACCTTAAATATATGTCGCAAAAAATCGACAGTTATTTAAATCCAAAGAACAATTAA